The following are from one region of the Pseudomonas lalucatii genome:
- a CDS encoding DUF3450 domain-containing protein, translated as MPPHSLRALAGALLLGSTPLLAAPLDAALDESQRLAAEAKASQARIEQLDDASRAMLGEYRNALQQAEALKGYNAQLRELVAAQRKELAGYQRQLDGIERTQEAVTPQMRRMVEVLGQFVAADLPFLPEERSDRLAQLQELLPRADVSLAEKYRRILEAYQVESDYGRTLEAWRGQLAGEDGGRSVEFLRLGRTMLYYQTLDGHESGWWSPQSGSWQTLAGDARRPLRQAIAIARQEQAPALLELPVRTLNQEAAR; from the coding sequence ATGCCCCCTCACTCCCTCCGCGCGCTGGCCGGCGCCCTGTTGCTCGGCAGCACGCCGCTGCTGGCGGCGCCGTTGGACGCCGCCCTGGACGAAAGCCAGCGCCTGGCCGCCGAGGCCAAGGCCTCGCAGGCACGCATCGAACAGCTGGATGACGCCAGCCGGGCGATGCTCGGCGAATACCGCAACGCCCTGCAGCAGGCCGAGGCCCTGAAGGGCTACAACGCCCAGCTGCGCGAGCTGGTGGCGGCTCAGCGCAAGGAGCTGGCGGGCTACCAGCGGCAGCTGGACGGCATCGAGCGCACCCAGGAGGCGGTCACGCCGCAGATGCGCCGGATGGTCGAGGTGCTCGGCCAGTTCGTCGCCGCCGACCTGCCGTTCCTGCCCGAGGAACGCAGCGATCGCCTGGCCCAGTTGCAGGAGCTGCTGCCGCGGGCCGACGTCAGCCTGGCGGAGAAGTACCGGCGCATCCTCGAGGCCTACCAGGTCGAGAGCGACTACGGCCGCACCCTGGAGGCCTGGCGCGGCCAGCTGGCGGGCGAGGACGGCGGCCGCAGCGTCGAGTTCCTCCGGCTCGGCCGCACCATGCTCTACTACCAGACCCTCGACGGTCACGAGAGCGGTTGGTGGAGCCCGCAGAGCGGCAGCTGGCAGACCCTCGCCGGCGATGCCCGGCGGCCGCTGCGCCAGGCCATCGCCATTGCCCGCCAGGAGCAGGCACCGGCGCTGCTCGAACTGCCGGTGCGCACCCTGAACCAGGAGGCCGCCCGATGA
- a CDS encoding OmpW/AlkL family protein, with protein sequence MRKSLLTLSLLAMAVAAPLAQAYQAGDFLLRAGAITVDPQEKSGAIWVGALHSDVLGTKASLNSDTQLGLNFAYMLGAHVGIELLAATPFTHDVGVKGMPGPFAGLNGKLGELKQLPPTLSLLYYPLDSASRFQPYVGAGINYTWFFDDKLSGAAESKGFRGLDMEDSWGLAAQLGMDYMLGENLLINGQVRYIDIDTTGTTAFAGQKVKVDVEVDPWVYMVGLGYRF encoded by the coding sequence ATGCGCAAGTCCCTGCTCACCCTCTCCCTACTGGCCATGGCAGTGGCCGCCCCCCTGGCCCAGGCCTACCAGGCGGGCGACTTTCTGCTCCGTGCCGGCGCCATCACCGTCGATCCGCAGGAAAAGAGCGGTGCCATCTGGGTCGGCGCGCTGCACAGCGACGTGCTCGGCACCAAGGCCTCGCTCAACAGCGATACCCAGCTGGGCCTGAACTTCGCCTATATGCTCGGCGCCCATGTCGGCATCGAACTGCTGGCGGCGACGCCCTTCACCCATGATGTCGGCGTGAAAGGCATGCCGGGCCCCTTCGCCGGCCTGAATGGCAAGCTGGGCGAGCTCAAGCAGCTGCCGCCGACCCTGAGCCTGCTGTACTACCCGCTGGACAGCGCCTCGCGCTTCCAGCCCTATGTGGGCGCGGGCATCAACTACACCTGGTTCTTCGACGACAAGCTGAGCGGCGCAGCCGAGAGCAAGGGCTTCCGTGGCCTGGACATGGAGGACTCCTGGGGCCTGGCCGCCCAGCTGGGCATGGACTACATGCTCGGCGAGAACCTGCTGATCAACGGCCAGGTGCGCTATATCGACATCGACACCACGGGCACCACCGCCTTTGCCGGGCAGAAGGTCAAGGTGGATGTGGAGGTCGATCCCTGGGTCTATATGGTCGGCCTGGGCTACAGATTCTGA
- a CDS encoding NAD-dependent epimerase/dehydratase family protein, with translation MSDAPVLVTGGAGFIGSHLVDALLARGCAVRVLDDLSMGKRSNLPLDEPRLQLIEGDVADAARVDEAMAGCRAVAHLAAVASVQASVDDPVRTHRSNFVGTLNVCEAMRVQGVKRVLFASSAAVYGNNGEGQAIDEDTPKAPLTPYAADKLASEHYLDFYRRQHGLEPAIFRFFNIFGPRQDPSSPYSGVISIFTRRAQQGLPITVFGDGEQTRDFFYIADLVEVLLQALLAPAAVPGAVNVGWNQAVSLNQLLAEIAGLFGGLPPVSHQAPRPGDIRHSRADNRRLQAGYRLPAPTPLRLGLQRLLGLA, from the coding sequence ATGTCTGACGCCCCCGTCCTGGTCACCGGCGGCGCCGGCTTCATCGGCTCGCATCTGGTCGATGCCCTGCTCGCTCGGGGCTGCGCCGTGCGGGTGCTGGACGACCTGTCGATGGGCAAGCGCAGCAACCTGCCGCTGGATGAGCCGCGCCTGCAGCTGATCGAGGGCGATGTGGCCGATGCCGCCCGGGTCGATGAGGCCATGGCCGGCTGCCGCGCGGTGGCCCACCTGGCGGCCGTCGCCTCGGTACAGGCCTCGGTGGACGATCCGGTGCGTACCCACCGGAGCAACTTCGTCGGCACCCTGAATGTCTGCGAGGCCATGCGGGTGCAGGGCGTCAAGCGGGTGCTGTTCGCCTCCAGTGCGGCGGTCTACGGCAACAACGGCGAAGGTCAGGCGATCGACGAGGACACCCCGAAGGCGCCGCTGACGCCCTATGCGGCGGACAAGCTGGCCAGCGAGCACTACCTGGACTTCTACCGGCGCCAGCATGGCCTGGAGCCGGCGATCTTCCGCTTCTTCAATATCTTCGGGCCGCGCCAGGACCCGTCCTCGCCCTATTCCGGGGTGATCAGCATCTTCACCCGGCGCGCCCAGCAGGGCCTGCCGATCACCGTGTTCGGCGACGGCGAGCAGACCCGCGACTTCTTCTACATCGCCGACCTGGTCGAGGTGCTGCTGCAGGCGTTGCTCGCCCCCGCCGCGGTGCCGGGGGCGGTGAACGTCGGCTGGAACCAGGCCGTCAGCCTCAACCAGCTGCTGGCCGAGATCGCCGGCCTGTTCGGTGGCCTGCCGCCGGTCAGCCATCAGGCGCCGCGGCCGGGCGACATCCGCCACTCGCGGGCGGACAACCGGCGCCTGCAGGCCGGCTACCGGCTGCCCGCGCCCACACCGCTACGCCTGGGCCTGCAGCGCCTGCTGGGGCTCGCCTGA
- a CDS encoding sugar nucleotide-binding protein yields the protein MRMRLMLLGGGNALGQALIRLGAEEDIGFLAPRPPEGGWDAASLTQLLDDTRPDALVNLAYYFDWFQAEARAVDAARLGAQERAVERLAELCRHHDIRLLQPSSYRVFDGSRVTAYSEKEEPQPLGGRAQALWRLEQSVRAACPRHVLLRFGWLLDDSPEGLLARFLARAEKGAALALADDRRGNPTPVDDAARVILAVLKQLDCQSPLWGTYHYGGHEATTALALGQAVLSEARNYRHDLVEEITAQAHAARPDAAEEPQHAVLACKKILNTFGIKPRAWRAGLPSLLDRYYRHV from the coding sequence ATGCGAATGCGCCTGATGCTGCTGGGGGGCGGCAACGCGCTGGGGCAGGCCCTGATCCGTCTCGGCGCCGAGGAGGATATCGGTTTCCTCGCCCCGCGCCCGCCGGAGGGCGGCTGGGATGCCGCCAGCCTGACCCAGTTGCTGGACGACACCCGCCCCGATGCCCTGGTCAACCTGGCCTACTACTTCGACTGGTTTCAGGCCGAGGCCAGGGCCGTCGACGCGGCGCGCCTGGGAGCCCAGGAGCGCGCGGTCGAGCGCCTCGCCGAACTCTGCCGGCATCACGACATCCGCCTGCTGCAGCCCTCCAGCTACCGGGTGTTCGATGGCTCGCGGGTGACCGCCTACAGCGAGAAGGAAGAGCCGCAGCCCCTGGGCGGCCGTGCTCAGGCCCTGTGGCGCCTGGAGCAGAGCGTGCGCGCGGCCTGTCCGCGGCACGTGCTGCTGCGCTTCGGCTGGCTGCTGGACGACAGTCCCGAGGGGCTGTTGGCGCGCTTCCTGGCCCGCGCCGAGAAGGGCGCGGCCCTGGCCCTGGCCGACGACAGGCGCGGCAACCCGACACCGGTGGACGACGCCGCGCGGGTGATCCTCGCCGTGCTCAAACAGCTCGATTGCCAGTCGCCGCTGTGGGGCACCTACCACTACGGCGGCCATGAGGCGACCACCGCCCTGGCCCTCGGGCAGGCGGTGCTGAGCGAGGCGCGCAACTACCGGCATGACCTGGTGGAGGAGATCACCGCCCAGGCCCATGCCGCCCGCCCCGACGCGGCCGAAGAGCCGCAGCATGCGGTGCTCGCCTGCAAGAAAATCCTCAATACCTTCGGCATCAAGCCGCGTGCCTGGCGCGCCGGGTTGCCGAGCCTGCTGGATCGCTACTACCGCCATGTCTGA
- a CDS encoding single-stranded DNA-binding protein, with protein MARGVNKVILVGTCGQDPETRYLPSGNAVTNLSLATSEQWTDKQTGQKVEKTEWHRVALFGKVAEIAGEYLRKGSQVYIEGKLQTREWEKDGVKRYTTEVIVDMQGTMQLLGGRPSGDSGDNAPRQQRPAPQRAPQQQAARPAPQQPAQPAADFDSFDDDIPF; from the coding sequence ATGGCCCGTGGGGTTAACAAAGTCATTCTGGTCGGCACCTGTGGACAGGACCCGGAGACCCGCTACCTGCCCAGCGGCAATGCGGTGACCAACCTGAGCCTGGCCACCAGCGAGCAGTGGACCGACAAGCAGACCGGACAGAAGGTCGAGAAGACCGAGTGGCACCGCGTGGCGCTGTTCGGCAAGGTCGCCGAGATCGCCGGCGAATACCTGCGCAAGGGCTCCCAGGTGTATATCGAGGGCAAGCTGCAGACTCGCGAGTGGGAGAAGGACGGCGTCAAGCGCTACACCACCGAGGTCATCGTCGACATGCAGGGCACCATGCAGCTGCTTGGCGGCCGTCCGAGCGGCGACAGTGGCGACAACGCTCCGCGCCAGCAGCGTCCGGCGCCGCAGCGTGCACCGCAACAGCAGGCCGCGCGTCCGGCGCCGCAGCAACCGGCCCAGCCGGCCGCGGACTTCGACAGCTTCGACGACGACATCCCGTTCTGA
- a CDS encoding MFS transporter, which yields MHDSHSERMSAGETRAAGGLALVFAFRMLGMFMVLPVLATYGMELAGSTPALIGLAIGAYGLTQALLQIPFGMLSDRIGRRPVIYVGLLIFAAGSVLAANADSIWGVIAGRVLQGAGAISAAVMALLSDLTREQHRTKAMALIGMSIGLSFAVAMVVGPLLTRAFGLSGLFWATAAMALLGMLIVAGLVPRTAGPLQHRESGVARQALWPTLKHAELLRLDFGILALHAILMASFVALPLALVEQGGLAKEEHWWVYLVALLIGFFGMLPFIIYGEKKRRMKRVLLGAVAVLLLCELHFWAFGDSLRALVLGTVLFFTAFNLLEASLPSLISKVAPAGGKGTAMGVYSTSQFLGAALGGILGGWLYQHYSLSGVFLGCALLALLWLVFAVTMREPPYVTSLRLPLSAAALQEAGLAERLLAVPGVADAVVVRDEAALYIKVDTQQLDRTSLERLIEPAPATC from the coding sequence ATGCACGATTCGCACAGCGAGCGTATGAGCGCCGGGGAGACCCGCGCGGCCGGTGGCCTGGCGCTGGTGTTCGCCTTCCGCATGCTTGGCATGTTCATGGTGCTGCCGGTGCTGGCGACCTACGGCATGGAGCTGGCCGGTAGCACGCCGGCGCTGATCGGCCTGGCCATCGGCGCCTACGGCCTGACCCAGGCGCTGCTGCAGATACCCTTCGGCATGCTCAGCGACCGTATCGGCCGGCGTCCGGTGATCTACGTCGGCCTGCTGATCTTCGCCGCCGGCAGCGTGCTGGCGGCCAATGCCGACTCCATCTGGGGGGTGATCGCCGGGCGCGTGCTGCAGGGCGCCGGGGCCATCTCGGCGGCGGTGATGGCGCTGCTCTCGGACCTGACCCGCGAGCAGCACCGGACCAAGGCCATGGCGCTGATCGGCATGAGCATCGGCCTGTCCTTCGCCGTGGCCATGGTGGTGGGGCCGCTGCTGACCCGCGCCTTCGGCCTGTCCGGGCTGTTCTGGGCCACCGCGGCCATGGCCCTGCTGGGCATGCTGATAGTCGCCGGCCTGGTGCCGCGCACCGCCGGGCCGCTGCAGCACCGCGAGTCGGGCGTGGCCCGGCAGGCGTTGTGGCCGACCCTCAAGCACGCCGAGCTGCTGCGCCTGGACTTCGGCATCCTGGCCCTGCACGCCATCCTCATGGCCAGCTTCGTCGCCCTGCCGCTGGCCCTGGTGGAGCAGGGTGGGCTGGCCAAGGAGGAACACTGGTGGGTGTACCTGGTCGCGCTGCTGATCGGCTTCTTCGGCATGCTGCCCTTCATCATCTACGGCGAGAAGAAGCGCCGGATGAAGCGGGTGCTGCTCGGCGCGGTGGCGGTGCTGCTGCTCTGCGAACTGCACTTCTGGGCTTTCGGCGACAGCTTGCGCGCGCTGGTGCTGGGCACGGTGCTGTTCTTCACCGCCTTCAACCTGCTGGAGGCCTCGCTGCCCTCGCTGATCAGCAAGGTCGCCCCGGCCGGCGGCAAGGGCACGGCCATGGGCGTGTACTCCACCAGCCAGTTCCTCGGCGCGGCCCTGGGCGGCATCCTCGGCGGCTGGCTGTATCAGCACTACAGCCTGTCGGGCGTGTTCCTCGGCTGCGCCCTGCTGGCCCTGCTTTGGCTGGTCTTTGCTGTTACTATGCGCGAACCGCCTTATGTCACCAGCCTGCGCCTGCCGCTTTCAGCCGCGGCCTTGCAAGAAGCGGGGCTGGCCGAGCGATTACTGGCCGTGCCCGGAGTGGCGGATGCCGTGGTGGTGCGTGATGAAGCCGCGCTCTACATCAAAGTGGATACCCAACAATTGGATCGCACGTCCCTGGAGCGCCTGATCGAGCCGGCGCCGGCGACGTGCTGA
- the uvrA gene encoding excinuclease ABC subunit UvrA yields MDKILIRGARTHNLKNIDLTLPRDKLIVITGLSGSGKSSLAFDTLYAEGQRRYVESLSAYARQFLSMMEKPDVDTIEGLSPAISIEQKSTSHNPRSTVGTITEIYDYLRLLYARVGIPRCPDHDVPLEAQTVSQMVDQVLALPEGRKLMLLAPVIRERKGEHLSVFDELRAQGFVRARVNGKLYELDELPKLDKQKKHSIDVVVDRFKVREDLQQRLAESFETALNLADGIALVAPMDDEEGEEIIFSARFACPHCGHSISELEPKLFSFNNPAGACPTCDGLGVKQFFDAKRLINGELTLAEGAIRGWDRRNVYYFQMLGSLAAHFGFSLEIPFDELAAEQQKVILFGSGAQSVDFKYLNDRGDIVKRAHPFEGIVPNLERRYRETESASVREELAKFLSTQPCPDCRGTRLRREARHVWIGERTLPAVTGLPVGEACDYFGELHLSGRRGEIAEKILKEIRERLQFLVNVGLDYLTLDRSADTLSGGEAQRIRLASQIGAGLVGVMYILDEPSIGLHQRDNERLLGTLTHLRNLGNTVIVVEHDEDAIRLADYVVDIGPGAGVHGGQIVAEGTPDQVMSHPDSLTGKYLSGRERIRYPATRTPADRQKLLRLKGARGNNLRNVDLEIPLGLLTCVTGVSGSGKSTLINNTLFPLAATALNGATTLEAAAHDSFDGLQHLDKVVDIDQSPIGRTPRSNPATYTGLFTPIRELFAGVPESRSRGYGPGRFSFNVKGGRCEACQGDGVIKVEMHFLPDIYVPCDVCKGKRYNRETLEVKYKGKSITEVLDMTIEEARGFFDAVPAIARKLQTLMDVGLSYIKLGQSATTLSGGEAQRVKLSRELSKRDTGKTLYILDEPTTGLHFADIQQLLDVLHRLRDHGNTVVVIEHNLDVIKTADWLVDLGPEGGSKGGMIIATGTPEEVAEMAQSHTGHFLRPLLQRDRTPAAVAEA; encoded by the coding sequence GTGGACAAGATTCTGATCCGTGGGGCACGCACCCATAACCTGAAAAACATCGACCTGACCCTGCCGCGCGACAAGCTGATCGTGATCACCGGCCTGTCCGGCTCCGGCAAATCCTCCCTGGCCTTCGACACGCTGTACGCCGAGGGCCAGCGCCGCTACGTCGAGTCCCTGTCGGCCTATGCCCGGCAGTTCCTGTCGATGATGGAGAAGCCCGACGTCGACACCATCGAGGGCCTGTCGCCGGCCATCTCCATCGAGCAGAAGTCCACCTCGCACAACCCGCGCTCCACCGTCGGCACCATCACCGAGATCTACGACTACCTGCGCCTGCTCTACGCCCGCGTCGGCATCCCGCGCTGCCCGGACCACGACGTGCCGCTGGAGGCGCAGACCGTCAGCCAGATGGTCGACCAGGTGCTGGCCCTGCCCGAGGGGCGCAAGCTGATGCTGCTGGCCCCGGTCATCCGCGAGCGCAAGGGCGAGCACCTGTCGGTGTTCGACGAACTGCGCGCCCAGGGCTTCGTCCGCGCCCGGGTCAACGGCAAACTCTACGAGCTGGACGAACTGCCCAAGCTGGACAAGCAGAAGAAGCACTCGATAGACGTGGTGGTGGACCGCTTCAAGGTCCGCGAGGACCTGCAGCAGCGCCTGGCCGAATCCTTCGAGACCGCGCTGAACCTGGCCGACGGCATCGCCCTGGTGGCGCCCATGGACGACGAGGAAGGCGAGGAGATCATCTTCTCCGCGCGCTTCGCCTGCCCGCACTGCGGCCACTCGATCAGCGAGCTGGAGCCCAAGCTGTTTTCCTTCAACAACCCGGCCGGCGCCTGCCCCACCTGCGACGGCCTGGGGGTCAAGCAGTTCTTCGACGCCAAGCGCCTGATCAACGGCGAGCTGACCCTGGCCGAGGGGGCGATCCGCGGCTGGGACAGGCGCAACGTCTACTACTTCCAGATGCTCGGCTCGCTGGCCGCGCATTTCGGCTTCAGCCTGGAGATCCCCTTCGACGAACTGGCCGCCGAGCAGCAGAAGGTCATCCTGTTCGGCAGCGGCGCGCAGAGCGTCGACTTCAAGTACCTCAACGACCGCGGCGACATCGTCAAGCGCGCCCATCCCTTCGAGGGCATAGTGCCGAACCTGGAGCGCCGCTACCGCGAGACCGAGTCGGCCAGCGTGCGCGAGGAGCTGGCCAAGTTCCTCAGCACCCAGCCCTGCCCGGACTGCCGCGGCACCCGCCTGCGCCGCGAGGCGCGCCACGTATGGATCGGCGAGCGCACCCTGCCGGCGGTCACCGGCCTGCCGGTGGGCGAGGCCTGCGACTACTTCGGCGAGCTGCACCTCTCCGGCCGGCGCGGCGAGATCGCCGAGAAGATCCTCAAGGAGATCCGCGAGCGCCTGCAGTTCCTGGTCAACGTCGGCCTCGACTACCTGACCCTGGACCGCAGCGCCGACACCCTGTCCGGCGGCGAGGCCCAGCGCATCCGCCTGGCCAGCCAGATCGGCGCCGGCCTGGTCGGCGTCATGTACATCCTCGACGAGCCCTCCATCGGCCTGCACCAGCGCGACAACGAGCGCCTGCTCGGCACCCTCACCCACCTGCGCAACCTGGGCAACACGGTGATCGTCGTCGAGCACGACGAGGACGCCATCCGCCTGGCCGACTATGTGGTGGACATCGGCCCCGGCGCCGGCGTGCACGGCGGCCAGATAGTCGCCGAGGGCACCCCGGACCAGGTGATGAGCCACCCGGACTCGCTGACCGGCAAGTACCTGTCCGGCCGCGAACGCATCCGCTACCCGGCGACCCGCACCCCGGCCGACCGCCAGAAGCTGCTCAGGCTCAAGGGCGCCCGCGGCAACAACCTGCGCAATGTCGACCTGGAGATTCCGCTGGGCCTGCTCACCTGCGTCACCGGGGTGTCCGGCTCGGGCAAGTCGACCCTGATCAACAACACCCTGTTCCCCCTGGCGGCCACCGCCCTGAACGGCGCCACCACCCTGGAAGCCGCCGCCCACGACAGCTTCGACGGCCTGCAGCACCTGGACAAGGTGGTCGACATCGACCAGAGCCCGATCGGCCGCACCCCGCGCTCCAACCCGGCCACCTACACCGGCCTGTTCACCCCGATCCGCGAGCTGTTCGCCGGGGTGCCGGAGTCGCGCTCGCGCGGCTACGGGCCGGGGCGCTTCAGCTTCAACGTCAAGGGCGGGCGCTGCGAGGCCTGCCAGGGCGACGGGGTGATCAAGGTGGAGATGCACTTCCTGCCGGACATCTACGTGCCCTGCGACGTGTGCAAGGGCAAGCGCTACAACCGCGAGACCCTGGAGGTGAAGTACAAGGGCAAGAGCATCACCGAGGTGCTCGACATGACCATCGAGGAGGCCCGCGGTTTCTTCGACGCGGTGCCGGCGATTGCCCGCAAGCTGCAGACGCTGATGGACGTCGGCCTGTCCTACATCAAGCTGGGGCAGAGCGCGACCACCCTGTCCGGCGGCGAGGCGCAGCGGGTCAAGCTGAGTCGCGAGCTGTCCAAGCGCGACACCGGCAAGACCCTGTACATCCTCGACGAGCCGACCACCGGCCTGCACTTCGCCGACATCCAGCAGCTGCTCGACGTGCTTCACCGCCTGCGCGACCACGGCAACACCGTGGTGGTGATCGAGCACAATCTGGACGTGATCAAGACCGCCGACTGGCTGGTGGACCTCGGCCCCGAGGGCGGCTCCAAGGGCGGCATGATCATCGCCACCGGCACCCCGGAAGAGGTCGCCGAGATGGCCCAGTCGCACACCGGCCACTTCCTCCGCCCGCTGCTGCAGCGCGACCGCACCCCAGCGGCCGTCGCCGAGGCCTGA
- the katG gene encoding catalase/peroxidase HPI, with the protein MSSPGKCPFNHVAGGGTTNKDWWPNQLRIDLLNQHSEKSNPLGEKFNYAEAFKTLDYKALKADLARLMTDSQDWWPADFGHYGPQMIRMAWHATGTYRTTDGRGGGGRGQQRFAPLNSWPDNVNIDKTRRLLWPIKQKYGQSISWADLLVLAGNVALESMGFRTFGFGGGREDVWEPDLDVNWGAEIGWLDVDPQRVTGDRELSAPFGATHMGLIYVNPEGPNASGDYMLAAKDIRATFGRMAMDDEETVALIAGGHTFGKAHGAAPESHKGPEPEAAPIEAQGLGWMSNFGSGHGKDTISSGIEVTWTKTPAQWSNNFFENLFQYEWELTTSPAGAKQWVAKDAPEIIPDAHVPGKFHKPTMLTTDLTLRFDPEFGKISKRFLDDPQAFADAFARAWYKLTHRDMGPKARYLGPEVPKEDLIWQDPLPAATHNPSAADIADLKAKIAASGLSVGDLVSVAWASASTFRGGDKRGGANGARLALAPQKDWEVNRRAIKALPKLVEIQKASGKASLADVIVLAGNVGVEQAAKAAGVSVDVPFAPGRVDARQDQTDIESFDVLEPFADGFRNYSKGQLGVPSEAMLVDKAQLLTLTAPELTALVGGLRVLGANHDGGQQGVFTDKVGVLSNDFFVNLLDMGIEWKAVDGSAEVFEGKERSSGKVKYSGSRCDLVFGSNSVLRAYAEVYASADGKEKLAKDFVAAWTKVMNLDRFDLA; encoded by the coding sequence ATGTCCAGCCCAGGTAAATGCCCGTTCAACCATGTCGCGGGTGGCGGTACCACAAACAAGGATTGGTGGCCTAACCAGCTGCGTATAGACCTGCTCAACCAACACTCTGAGAAATCCAATCCGCTCGGCGAAAAGTTCAACTACGCCGAGGCGTTCAAGACGCTCGACTACAAGGCGCTCAAGGCGGACCTGGCCAGGCTGATGACCGATAGCCAGGATTGGTGGCCGGCCGACTTCGGTCACTACGGCCCGCAGATGATTCGCATGGCCTGGCACGCCACCGGCACCTATCGCACCACCGACGGCCGCGGCGGCGGCGGTCGTGGGCAGCAGCGTTTCGCGCCGCTGAACTCCTGGCCGGACAACGTCAATATCGACAAGACCCGCCGCCTGCTGTGGCCGATCAAGCAGAAGTACGGCCAGAGCATCTCCTGGGCCGACCTGCTGGTGCTGGCGGGCAATGTCGCGTTGGAGTCCATGGGCTTTCGCACCTTCGGCTTTGGTGGCGGCCGTGAAGACGTGTGGGAGCCGGACCTGGATGTGAACTGGGGCGCGGAGATCGGCTGGCTGGACGTGGACCCGCAGCGCGTTACCGGCGACCGCGAGCTGTCGGCGCCGTTCGGTGCCACCCATATGGGCCTGATCTACGTGAACCCGGAAGGGCCTAACGCCAGCGGCGACTATATGCTCGCGGCCAAGGACATCCGCGCCACCTTCGGACGCATGGCCATGGACGACGAGGAAACCGTCGCCCTGATCGCCGGCGGCCACACCTTCGGTAAGGCCCACGGTGCCGCGCCGGAGTCGCATAAGGGGCCGGAGCCAGAAGCTGCGCCGATCGAGGCGCAGGGCCTGGGCTGGATGAGCAACTTCGGGAGCGGCCATGGCAAGGACACCATCTCCAGTGGCATCGAGGTAACCTGGACCAAGACCCCGGCGCAGTGGAGCAACAACTTCTTCGAGAACCTGTTCCAGTACGAGTGGGAGCTGACCACCTCGCCGGCCGGGGCCAAGCAGTGGGTCGCCAAGGATGCGCCTGAGATCATCCCGGACGCCCATGTGCCGGGCAAGTTCCACAAACCCACCATGCTCACCACCGACCTGACCCTGCGTTTCGATCCGGAGTTCGGCAAGATCTCCAAGCGCTTTTTGGACGATCCCCAGGCCTTTGCCGACGCATTCGCGCGCGCCTGGTACAAGCTGACCCACCGCGACATGGGGCCGAAGGCGCGCTATCTTGGCCCGGAAGTGCCGAAAGAGGACCTGATCTGGCAGGACCCGCTGCCGGCGGCGACGCATAACCCCAGTGCCGCCGATATCGCCGACCTCAAGGCCAAGATCGCCGCCTCCGGCTTGTCGGTGGGTGACCTGGTGTCGGTCGCCTGGGCTTCGGCTTCGACCTTCCGCGGCGGCGACAAGCGCGGCGGGGCCAATGGTGCACGGCTGGCCCTGGCACCGCAGAAGGACTGGGAGGTCAACCGGCGTGCTATCAAGGCACTGCCCAAGCTGGTAGAGATCCAGAAGGCTTCGGGCAAGGCATCGCTGGCGGACGTCATCGTGCTGGCCGGCAATGTGGGGGTGGAGCAGGCGGCCAAGGCCGCCGGGGTGAGCGTGGATGTGCCTTTCGCCCCGGGCCGTGTCGATGCCCGTCAGGATCAGACCGACATCGAGTCCTTCGATGTGCTCGAGCCCTTCGCCGATGGCTTCCGCAACTACAGCAAGGGCCAGCTGGGCGTGCCGAGCGAGGCCATGCTGGTCGACAAGGCGCAGCTGCTGACCCTGACTGCGCCCGAGTTGACGGCGCTGGTCGGTGGCTTGCGGGTTCTGGGAGCCAACCATGATGGCGGCCAGCAGGGTGTCTTCACCGACAAGGTCGGCGTTCTGAGCAACGACTTCTTCGTCAACCTGCTGGACATGGGCATCGAGTGGAAGGCTGTCGATGGCAGTGCCGAGGTGTTCGAAGGCAAGGAGCGTAGCAGTGGCAAGGTGAAGTACAGCGGCAGCCGCTGCGATCTGGTCTTCGGTTCCAACTCGGTGCTGCGTGCCTATGCCGAGGTCTACGCCAGTGCCGATGGCAAGGAGAAGCTGGCCAAGGACTTCGTCGCGGCCTGGACCAAGGTGATGAACCTGGATCGCTTCGATCTGGCGTAA